The following proteins are encoded in a genomic region of Natrinema sp. DC36:
- a CDS encoding sterol carrier protein, with translation MADWFPSREWLESYRANLNEDDAYAAESDGWGVDFNGDFRFVLTRLPLEETALGDLPDELTADLYDRIDALEDDEFDRLRETATSAFEERLESGEGEADDSDRERFRRTLSGIALADVPDVAWPALEDQIRGDLDSLLAQLETYVVDDSRVHAHLELEDGVCRRAQLVEEPSAQDPGFELEAPYETWTDLLEGADVIESVMSNEMSLEGSVTRVIHYGDAAAAMGDVAGETDARYLF, from the coding sequence ATGGCTGACTGGTTTCCGTCCAGAGAGTGGTTGGAGAGTTACCGCGCCAATCTCAACGAGGACGACGCGTACGCGGCCGAAAGCGACGGCTGGGGCGTCGATTTCAACGGCGACTTCCGGTTCGTCCTGACGCGACTCCCGCTCGAGGAGACCGCGCTCGGGGACCTCCCCGACGAACTGACCGCCGACCTCTACGACCGGATCGACGCGCTCGAGGACGACGAGTTCGACCGCCTGCGGGAGACCGCGACATCGGCTTTCGAAGAGCGACTCGAGTCGGGTGAGGGCGAGGCTGACGACAGCGACCGAGAGCGGTTCCGGCGAACTCTCTCGGGCATAGCGCTCGCCGACGTCCCCGACGTGGCCTGGCCGGCGCTCGAGGACCAGATCCGGGGCGACCTCGACTCGCTGCTCGCGCAACTGGAGACGTACGTCGTCGACGATTCGCGAGTCCACGCGCACCTCGAACTGGAAGATGGCGTCTGCCGGCGGGCCCAACTCGTGGAAGAGCCGTCGGCGCAGGATCCGGGGTTCGAACTCGAGGCACCCTACGAGACCTGGACGGACCTCCTCGAGGGTGCGGACGTCATCGAATCGGTGATGTCAAACGAGATGTCGCTCGAGGGAAGCGTGACGCGGGTCATCCACTACGGCGACGCCGCAGCGGCGATGGGTGACGTCGCCGGCGAGACCGACGCGCGATACCTGTTCTGA
- a CDS encoding GTP-binding protein, with protein sequence MSRDRALLERALDRGEQDGGNVEFKERLSRDVHLEGGRRESLAAQLRHRLLSGDGEATYVVGVTDNGGLAGIDPDTFSETMDVLSLLAEEADAHIEDVQTWGINEGLVGVAQVREGGVLETDDEHVVVGTAGHVDHGKSTLVGSLVTGKPDDGDGATRAFLDVQPHEVERGLSADLSYAVYGFDGDGPVRVRNPNRKADRAEVVREADRLVSFVDTVGHEPWLRTTIRGLVGQKLDYGLLVVAADDGPTRTTREHLGVLLATDLPTIVAITKTDTVDEERIEEVEREVERLLREVDKSPLRVARHGVDAAVEEVSERVVPIVETSAITMAGLETLDELFDRLPKTSQDTGEFRMYVDRSYSVTGVGAVASGTVMAGEVEAGDELLLGPMADGRFQEVEVRSIEMHYHRVDKAQAGRIVGIALKGIAESAVERGMVLLPRDADPDPVREFEAEVMVLNHPTRIGEGYEPVVHLETIGEAAAFYPENGRLLPGDTGETTVRFKFRPYLVEEGQKFVFREGRSKGVGTVTDVHPAD encoded by the coding sequence ATGAGCCGTGACCGGGCTCTCCTCGAGCGAGCCCTGGACCGTGGCGAACAGGACGGTGGCAACGTCGAGTTCAAGGAACGACTGTCGCGAGACGTCCACCTCGAGGGTGGACGACGAGAGAGCCTGGCCGCGCAACTCCGACACCGACTCCTTTCGGGCGACGGCGAGGCGACGTACGTCGTCGGCGTCACCGACAACGGCGGTCTCGCCGGCATCGATCCCGACACCTTCTCCGAGACGATGGACGTCCTCTCCCTGCTGGCCGAGGAGGCCGACGCACACATCGAAGACGTGCAGACCTGGGGGATCAACGAAGGGCTCGTCGGCGTCGCTCAGGTTCGCGAGGGCGGCGTCCTCGAGACGGACGACGAACACGTCGTCGTCGGGACGGCGGGCCACGTCGACCACGGAAAGAGTACCCTGGTGGGGTCGCTCGTAACGGGCAAACCCGACGACGGGGACGGTGCGACGCGCGCGTTTCTCGACGTGCAGCCCCACGAGGTCGAGCGCGGGCTCTCGGCAGATCTCTCCTACGCCGTCTACGGCTTCGACGGCGACGGACCCGTTCGAGTGCGGAATCCGAACCGTAAGGCCGATCGCGCCGAAGTCGTCCGGGAGGCCGATCGACTCGTCTCCTTCGTCGACACCGTCGGCCACGAACCGTGGCTCCGGACGACGATCCGCGGCCTCGTCGGGCAGAAACTCGACTACGGTCTGCTGGTCGTGGCCGCCGACGACGGGCCGACCCGGACGACTCGCGAACATCTCGGCGTCCTGCTCGCCACGGACCTCCCGACGATCGTCGCGATCACGAAGACCGACACCGTCGACGAGGAGCGCATCGAGGAAGTCGAACGCGAGGTCGAGCGACTCCTCCGCGAGGTCGACAAATCGCCGCTGCGGGTCGCCCGCCACGGCGTCGACGCCGCCGTCGAGGAGGTCAGCGAGCGCGTCGTTCCGATCGTCGAAACCAGCGCGATCACGATGGCCGGTCTCGAGACGCTGGACGAACTGTTCGATCGGCTGCCTAAAACGTCCCAGGACACCGGCGAATTCCGGATGTACGTCGACCGAAGCTACTCGGTCACGGGAGTCGGCGCGGTCGCCTCCGGCACCGTCATGGCCGGCGAGGTCGAGGCCGGCGACGAACTCCTGCTCGGCCCGATGGCCGACGGCCGGTTCCAGGAGGTCGAGGTTCGCTCGATCGAGATGCACTATCACCGAGTCGACAAGGCCCAGGCGGGCCGGATCGTCGGCATCGCACTCAAGGGAATCGCGGAGAGCGCGGTCGAACGCGGTATGGTCCTCCTACCCCGCGACGCCGATCCGGACCCCGTCCGGGAGTTCGAAGCCGAAGTCATGGTTCTCAATCACCCCACCCGAATCGGGGAGGGGTACGAACCGGTGGTTCACCTCGAGACGATCGGCGAGGCCGCGGCCTTCTACCCCGAGAACGGTCGGCTCCTGCCGGGCGACACGGGCGAGACCACCGTCCGGTTCAAGTTCCGCCCGTACCTCGTCGAGGAGGGTCAGAAGTTCGTCTTCCGCGAGGGCCGCAGCAAGGGCGTGGGAACGGTGACCGACGTCCATCCCGCGGACTGA
- the corA gene encoding magnesium/cobalt transporter CorA yields MSLDAMVYTPDGAEQYDDLATAIETPGETWIHAADPAPSEVDAIAERFDIHQLAIEDVLDQGTRPKTEEYETHTFVLLKTVRLSQRDDIAFHKEVQTSPVGFFIGTDWVVTMSTTDVELVDPSASRWAKNGHRFADRGTDFLVYRIMDAIVDDYFVLLDEIEADIEAVEERVLDEPDPQLLATLNDVRRDLLAFRKVAWPAREAISFLSRGDVPQIADQNEKYFRDVYDHLVQVVDLIETYRDLTGGSRDIYLNTVSQSTNDVMKTLTVVATIFIPLTFIVGVYGMNFADTPLAMPELYWTYGYPATMLGMGVLAGLLLVHFRRQEWL; encoded by the coding sequence ATGAGTCTCGACGCGATGGTGTATACGCCCGATGGCGCCGAGCAGTACGACGATCTGGCGACCGCGATCGAGACGCCGGGGGAAACGTGGATACACGCTGCCGACCCCGCGCCAAGCGAGGTGGACGCGATCGCGGAGCGCTTCGACATTCACCAGTTGGCCATCGAAGACGTGCTCGACCAGGGGACGCGACCGAAGACCGAGGAGTACGAGACGCACACGTTCGTGCTGCTGAAGACCGTTCGGCTCAGTCAGCGCGACGATATCGCGTTCCACAAGGAGGTACAGACGAGCCCCGTCGGGTTCTTTATCGGTACCGACTGGGTGGTGACGATGTCGACGACCGACGTCGAGCTCGTCGACCCCTCGGCGTCCCGGTGGGCGAAGAACGGCCACCGATTCGCCGACCGAGGGACCGACTTCCTCGTCTACCGGATCATGGACGCCATCGTCGACGACTACTTCGTTCTCCTCGACGAGATCGAAGCCGATATCGAAGCGGTCGAAGAGCGCGTTCTCGACGAGCCGGACCCCCAGCTATTGGCGACGCTGAACGACGTCCGGCGGGATCTCCTCGCGTTCCGAAAAGTCGCCTGGCCCGCTCGAGAGGCCATTTCGTTCCTCTCGCGCGGTGACGTTCCCCAGATCGCCGATCAGAACGAGAAGTACTTTCGAGACGTCTACGACCACCTCGTTCAGGTCGTCGACCTCATCGAGACGTACCGCGACCTCACCGGCGGATCGCGGGATATCTACCTCAATACCGTCTCGCAGTCGACCAACGACGTGATGAAGACGCTGACGGTCGTCGCGACGATTTTCATCCCGCTGACGTTCATCGTCGGAGTCTACGGCATGAACTTCGCCGACACGCCCCTGGCCATGCCCGAACTGTACTGGACGTACGGCTATCCGGCGACGATGCTCGGAATGGGAGTACTCGCCGGGCTGCTGCTCGTCCACTTTCGCCGACAGGAATGGCTTTGA
- a CDS encoding PRC-barrel domain-containing protein yields the protein MSELFARSLSGKPIVGIDGTDYGTLYTITMDPESGSLRDLVVDSDSGPSSVITSRSDDAGRLRIPVSNIETVNDRIVVRSTD from the coding sequence ATGAGCGAATTATTCGCACGAAGTCTCAGCGGCAAGCCGATCGTCGGAATCGACGGCACCGACTACGGGACGCTCTACACCATCACGATGGATCCCGAATCCGGCTCCCTCCGCGATCTCGTCGTCGACTCCGACAGCGGACCGTCGTCCGTGATCACCAGCCGATCCGACGACGCCGGTCGACTGCGGATCCCCGTTAGCAACATCGAAACGGTGAACGATCGGATCGTCGTTCGATCCACCGACTGA
- a CDS encoding acyl-CoA dehydrogenase family protein, with translation MRLTEDQTAFRDDLRAYLESEIEPIVDEADRNGPMTRDDLVGYLDGLHDLGIGFTPDTVDQYFGDVWRFVIASEEISRVWPSLNVALQMSFPSLFVRFAADETQQAMLPKLEENRCLGCLAVTEPEGGSDTAHPNTVARKDGEEFVLNGEKVWVGNAQIADVALVIAHDASEDAQDMFLVDRANADFETEEMNKLGWKGVPNGRMVFDDVRIPVENRFSTIFGDAIADGHDIHDIVPFPENVSQLFFEHKPLNVMFSFMRTGMAFMAVGIMEAAFEDALAYAQERETFGEPIGQHQLVQEKLYDVRTSIEASRGLSRSAAEALVDGDPDARLLSSLAKGYACEQSIEATSDALQVLGASGLDLENRMERYYRDARVMTIPDGTTEIQKLIVGKELTGMSAY, from the coding sequence ATGCGCCTGACCGAGGACCAGACGGCGTTTCGCGACGATCTCCGGGCGTACCTCGAGTCCGAGATCGAACCGATCGTCGACGAGGCGGATCGCAACGGCCCGATGACGCGCGACGACCTCGTGGGGTACCTCGACGGGTTGCACGATCTCGGGATCGGCTTCACCCCCGACACCGTCGACCAGTACTTCGGCGACGTCTGGCGGTTCGTCATCGCCTCGGAGGAGATCAGCCGCGTGTGGCCGAGCCTGAACGTCGCGCTCCAGATGTCGTTCCCGTCGCTGTTCGTCCGCTTCGCCGCCGACGAGACGCAGCAGGCCATGCTCCCGAAACTCGAGGAGAACCGCTGTCTCGGCTGTCTCGCGGTGACCGAACCCGAGGGGGGAAGCGACACGGCCCACCCGAACACCGTCGCGCGCAAGGACGGCGAGGAGTTCGTGCTCAACGGCGAAAAGGTGTGGGTCGGCAACGCCCAGATCGCCGATGTCGCGCTCGTCATCGCCCACGACGCCTCGGAGGACGCCCAGGACATGTTCCTGGTCGACCGGGCGAACGCCGACTTCGAGACCGAGGAGATGAACAAGCTCGGCTGGAAGGGCGTCCCGAACGGTCGAATGGTTTTCGACGACGTCCGGATCCCGGTCGAGAACCGGTTCTCGACTATCTTCGGCGACGCGATCGCCGACGGCCACGACATCCACGATATCGTCCCGTTCCCCGAGAACGTCAGTCAGCTGTTCTTCGAGCACAAGCCGCTCAACGTCATGTTCTCGTTCATGCGAACGGGGATGGCGTTCATGGCGGTCGGGATCATGGAGGCCGCGTTCGAGGACGCGTTGGCGTACGCCCAAGAGCGCGAGACGTTCGGCGAACCGATCGGCCAGCACCAGCTGGTCCAGGAGAAGCTCTACGACGTTCGGACGTCGATCGAGGCCTCGCGCGGCCTCTCCCGCAGCGCGGCCGAAGCGCTCGTCGACGGGGATCCGGACGCTCGACTCCTCTCCTCGCTCGCGAAGGGGTACGCCTGCGAACAGTCGATCGAGGCGACCAGCGACGCGCTGCAGGTGCTGGGCGCGTCGGGGCTGGACCTCGAGAACCGCATGGAGCGCTACTATCGGGACGCCCGCGTGATGACCATCCCGGACGGAACCACCGAAATCCAGAAGCTCATCGTCGGCAAGGAACTGACCGGGATGAGCGCCTACTGA
- a CDS encoding SCP2 sterol-binding domain-containing protein, with the protein MTNDELIQEIDASLEKSDDELEDDLPALLGEMEGQTEELVREYPETFGRVVQRMESMDIASFVSENPDTADQFQELLWAGMNVIVETSPEVRESIDEDITVNFEADDCPMEGHLEVDEDARTMRGGAGKLADPMLEITGPADTLVGLIVGSVDPIQGFMKQKYQMDGPVQKGTRLAPIMNSLSEQVPAES; encoded by the coding sequence ATGACGAACGACGAACTCATCCAAGAGATCGACGCATCGCTCGAGAAGTCGGACGACGAACTCGAAGACGACTTGCCGGCGCTACTCGGCGAGATGGAGGGGCAGACCGAGGAACTCGTCCGCGAATACCCCGAGACGTTCGGCCGCGTGGTTCAGCGAATGGAATCGATGGACATCGCGTCGTTCGTCTCCGAGAACCCCGACACCGCCGATCAGTTCCAGGAACTGCTCTGGGCCGGCATGAACGTCATCGTCGAGACCTCGCCCGAGGTCCGCGAGAGCATCGACGAGGACATCACCGTCAACTTCGAGGCCGACGACTGCCCGATGGAAGGCCACCTCGAAGTCGACGAGGACGCACGGACGATGCGCGGCGGCGCGGGCAAACTCGCCGATCCGATGCTCGAGATCACCGGCCCGGCGGACACGCTCGTTGGCCTCATCGTCGGCAGCGTCGATCCGATTCAGGGCTTCATGAAGCAGAAGTACCAGATGGACGGGCCGGTGCAGAAGGGCACGCGCCTCGCGCCGATCATGAACTCGCTGTCCGAACAGGTCCCCGCGGAGTCATAG
- a CDS encoding SCP2 sterol-binding domain-containing protein codes for MSTQRLRPIEQYFPTKPWLEAYRDAINENDEYGEHSAGWGVDFDGSFIFQIEDIPLESNAIADLPPEIVDAVEDELSEPSESELEEMLEEAPAEVREHIESRSGPLEERVTEEVLETTMAEVPDRTWPELRAELPDLLAELITQLEENIADDGTVYSYLDLYDGECRAVDTITDLDEREYGFRLVGDYEQWTRLVRGEGGVIDMLMSGDFEIDGDMQKILQYSDAAVDLAEISADVDSRFIF; via the coding sequence ATGAGCACGCAACGACTCCGACCGATCGAACAGTATTTTCCGACCAAACCGTGGCTCGAGGCGTATCGAGACGCGATCAACGAGAACGACGAGTACGGGGAGCACTCGGCGGGCTGGGGCGTCGACTTCGACGGCTCGTTCATCTTCCAGATCGAGGACATCCCCCTCGAGAGCAACGCGATCGCCGACCTGCCGCCGGAGATCGTCGACGCGGTCGAGGACGAACTCTCGGAGCCCTCGGAGAGCGAACTCGAGGAGATGCTCGAGGAAGCGCCCGCCGAGGTACGCGAGCATATCGAGTCCCGTAGCGGGCCGCTCGAGGAACGCGTCACCGAGGAGGTCCTGGAGACGACGATGGCGGAGGTACCCGACCGAACCTGGCCGGAACTGCGGGCGGAACTCCCCGACCTCCTCGCCGAACTGATCACGCAACTCGAGGAGAACATCGCCGACGACGGCACCGTGTACTCGTATCTGGACCTCTACGACGGCGAGTGCCGGGCGGTGGACACGATCACCGACCTCGACGAGCGGGAGTACGGGTTCCGACTCGTCGGCGACTACGAGCAGTGGACGAGGCTCGTCCGCGGCGAGGGCGGCGTCATCGACATGCTGATGTCCGGCGACTTCGAGATCGACGGCGACATGCAGAAGATCCTGCAGTACTCCGACGCCGCGGTCGATCTCGCCGAAATTTCGGCAGACGTCGACTCCCGGTTCATCTTCTGA
- a CDS encoding ribonucleotide-diphosphate reductase subunit beta translates to MSQVTTTDGFRAERIDTESKWYDLFQKGVELGTWNVEKLFEEVGFEEDREIWHSLEPVERKQIRYLVSGFLDGEFAVGEDASHHLQRIVGAPCFDDNEEMEMYMTMFTLTEHKHTQFLDVYMHEVMGDQDVFADLNPKRGGARIPIVQATGLGEIFDRQGQLTARAAHSRDPVDIAKALTVYHMIVEGLLARGGFYAINKLSRNAPLPLLNHGFKFISTDEGRHMTHGVEALGELLAKERAGEPEFQGVGRAIEDVLYENVASVADFGYMFTDAVGDPLEISFDDLLMRVGHLIDGQFNETLALDIDHRKIIGLVADRHQECLETDIDEEVREYQEVYQRKRGVAADGGRYHE, encoded by the coding sequence GTGTCACAAGTTACCACAACAGACGGGTTCCGGGCGGAACGGATCGACACCGAGAGCAAGTGGTACGACCTCTTCCAGAAGGGGGTCGAACTCGGCACGTGGAACGTCGAGAAGCTCTTCGAGGAGGTCGGCTTCGAGGAGGACCGCGAGATCTGGCACTCGCTCGAGCCCGTCGAACGAAAGCAGATCCGGTATCTGGTATCGGGCTTTCTCGACGGCGAGTTCGCGGTCGGCGAGGACGCGAGTCATCACCTCCAGCGCATCGTGGGTGCGCCGTGTTTCGACGACAACGAGGAGATGGAGATGTACATGACGATGTTCACGCTGACCGAACACAAGCACACGCAGTTCCTCGACGTCTACATGCACGAGGTGATGGGCGACCAGGACGTGTTCGCCGATCTGAACCCGAAACGCGGCGGCGCTCGGATCCCGATCGTGCAGGCGACCGGGCTCGGCGAGATCTTCGACCGACAGGGGCAACTGACCGCCAGAGCGGCCCACTCGCGGGACCCCGTCGATATCGCGAAGGCGCTGACCGTCTACCACATGATCGTGGAGGGACTGCTCGCCCGCGGCGGCTTCTACGCGATCAACAAACTCTCGCGGAACGCCCCGCTCCCGCTGTTGAACCACGGATTCAAGTTCATCAGCACCGACGAAGGGCGGCACATGACCCACGGCGTCGAGGCGCTGGGCGAACTGCTCGCGAAGGAACGCGCCGGCGAGCCCGAGTTTCAGGGCGTCGGCCGGGCCATCGAGGACGTCCTCTACGAGAACGTGGCGTCGGTCGCGGACTTCGGCTACATGTTCACGGACGCCGTCGGCGACCCCCTCGAGATCAGTTTCGACGACCTCCTGATGCGGGTGGGCCACCTTATCGACGGCCAGTTCAACGAGACGCTGGCCCTCGACATCGACCACCGGAAGATCATCGGCCTCGTCGCCGACCGCCATCAGGAGTGTCTCGAGACGGACATCGACGAGGAGGTCCGGGAGTACCAGGAGGTCTACCAGCGCAAACGCGGCGTCGCGGCGGACGGAGGGCGATACCATGAGTGA
- a CDS encoding 2Fe-2S iron-sulfur cluster-binding protein, with protein sequence MYEITFHLEDGTETVSVGPDEYVLDAAERAGLGLPHSCRNGMCTSCAGELLEGELDGREGTGLTPEQEDDGYVLLCCSYPRADSEIRVGERVQDDLLGLDAL encoded by the coding sequence ATGTACGAGATCACGTTCCACCTCGAGGACGGGACGGAGACCGTCTCGGTCGGCCCGGACGAGTACGTCCTCGACGCGGCCGAGCGCGCCGGCCTCGGGCTGCCCCACTCCTGTCGAAACGGGATGTGTACCTCCTGTGCCGGCGAGTTGCTCGAGGGCGAACTCGACGGGCGCGAAGGGACGGGGCTCACCCCCGAACAGGAGGACGACGGCTACGTGTTGCTGTGTTGTTCGTACCCGCGAGCGGACAGCGAGATCCGGGTCGGAGAGCGGGTGCAGGACGACCTGCTCGGGCTCGACGCGCTGTAA